The Parambassis ranga chromosome 1, fParRan2.1, whole genome shotgun sequence genome includes a region encoding these proteins:
- the tmem154 gene encoding transmembrane protein 154, which produces MSASWPGNMRGPQMKTPLLLLLLLLLLLVALTGTASSDPPRSEGIKGNTSSGVDTFTNVTDAPRVTNVTTTQDEEQDLNPFIIMIPVVLVVVIIGMIVCGIFISRWCTKKVGNQELSKEDPYLDGSSTEKVPMPMFEEDVPSVMELEMEELDQWMKKDTETAEDSNEA; this is translated from the exons ATGTCTGCCTCATGGCCCGGTAACATGAGAGGCCCCCAAATGAAgacccctctgctgctgctgctgctgctgctgctgctgctggtcgctcTGACTGGTACAG catcatcagaccCACCGCGCTCAGAAGGAATCAAGGGGAACACTAGCTCAGGAGTGGACACATTCACAAATG TGACTGATGCTCCTCGCGTTACAAATGTCACCACTACACAAGATGAAGAGCAGGATTTGAATCCCTTCATCATCATGATCCCAGTGGTGCTGGTGGTCGTCATCATCGGCATGATAGTTTGTGGCATTTTCATAAGCCGCTGGTGCACCAAAAAAGTGGGAAATCAAG AGCTCAGCAAAGAAGATCCATATTTGGATGGATCCAGCACAGAGAAAGTGCCGAT GCCGATGTTTGAAGAAGACGTGCCCTCTGTGATGGAGCTGGAAATGGAAGAGTTGGACCAGTGGATGAAAAAAGACA CTGAAACTGCAGAGGACTCTAATGAGGCGTAG